One Osmerus eperlanus chromosome 16, fOsmEpe2.1, whole genome shotgun sequence DNA segment encodes these proteins:
- the cnn2 gene encoding calponin-2, whose translation MSGFNRGPAYGFSAEVKSKIAQKYDSQREEELRVWIEDVTGCSVGDDFQKGLKNGVILCNLINTLQPGSVKKINQSSMNWHQLENLTNFIKAITMYGLKPHDIFEANDLFESGNMTQVQTTLLALAGMAKTKGQLSRVDIGVKYADKQERAFDDEKMKAGQCVIGLQMGTNKCASQAGMNAYGTRRHLYDPKAHILPPMDNSTISLQMGTNKGASQAGMTAPGTRRAIYDQKLGMDKCDNSTMSLQMGSNQGASQRGQNFGLGRQIYDAKYCPKNQEGGGDNEAGAGEYVPDYHDEGYQGYQQEEAVVYQEEGPEY comes from the exons ATGTCGGGCTTTAATAGAGGACCTGCCTACGGGTTTTCCGCCGAAGTAAAGAGCAAG aTTGCTCAGAAGTACGActctcagagggaggaggagctgagggtctGGATTGAGGACGTGACAGGCTGCTCCGTCGGAGACGACTTCCAGAAAGGCCTGAAAAATGGAGTCATTTTGTGCAA cCTGATCAACACACTCCAACCTGGCTCTGTAAAAAAGATAAACCAGTCCTCCATGAACTGGCACcag CTGGAGAACCTGACCAACTTCATCAAAGCAATCACCATGTACGGTCTGAAACCCCACGACATCTTTGAGGCCAACGACCTGTTTGAGAGCGGCAACATGACCCAAGTCCAGACCACACTGCTGGCCCTGGCAGgcatg GCTAAGACCAAGGGTCAGCTGTCCAGAGTGGACATCGGAGTAAAGTATGCTGACAAACAGGAGAGAGCCTTCGATGACGAGAAGATGAAGGCTGGACAGTGTGTGATTGGACTACAG atgggCACCAACAAGTGTGCCAGCCAGGCGGGCATGAATGCCTACGGCACAAGGAGGCACCTGTACGACCCCAAGGCCCACATCCTGCCCCCCATGGACAACTCCACCATCAGCCTGCAGATGGGAACCAACAAGGGGGCCAGCCAG gcGGGCATGACAGCCCCAGGGACACGGCGTGCCATATACGACCAGAAGCTGGGCATGGATAAGTGTGACAACAGCACCATGTCGCTGCAGATGGGCTCCAACCAGGGAGCCAGCCAGCGTGGACAGAACTTTGGGCTGGGCCGCCAGATCTACGACGCCAAGTACTGCCCCAAGAaccaggaggggggcggggataATGAAGCGGGGGCCGGGGAGTACGTCCCTGACTACCATGACGAGGGTTACCAAGGATACCAgcaggaggaggcggtggtatACCAGGAGGAGGGGCCAGAGTATTAG
- the rps15 gene encoding 40S ribosomal protein S15: protein MADTEIKKKRTFRKFTFRGVDLDQLLDMSYEQLMQLYCARQRRRLNRGLRRKQQSLLKRLRKAKKEAPPMEKPEVVKTHLRDMVILPEMVGSMVGVYNGKTFNQVEIKPEMCGHYLGEFSITYKPVKHGRPGIGATHSSRFIPLK from the exons ATG GCGGATACCGAGATCAAGAAGAAGCGGACCTTCAGGAAGTTCACCTTCCGCGGCGTGGATCTGGACCAGCTCCTGGACATGTCCTA TGAGCAGCTGATGCAGCTGTACTGCGCCCGCCAGCGGCGGCGGCTGAACCGGGGGCTTCGCCGCAAGCAGCAGTCCCTCCTGAAGCGACTCCGCAAGGCCAAGAAGGAGGCTCCGCCCATGGAGAAGCCTGAGGTGGTGAAGACTCACTTGAGAGACATGGTCATCCTGCCAGAGATGGTGGGTTCCATGGTGGGAGTCTACAACGGCAAGACCTTCAACCAGGTGGAGATCAAG CCTGAGATGTGTGGGCACTACCTGGGGGAGTTCTCCATCACATACAAGCCGGTGAAGCACGGGCGCCCTGGCATTGGAGCCACTCACTCCTCCCGCTTCATCCCTCTGAAGTAG